The following coding sequences are from one Lysinibacillus sp. FSL W8-0992 window:
- a CDS encoding zinc-finger domain-containing protein translates to MEKVTVMKDIDELHDMYCADCLVIKQLRKERGKPEAHRFCIEECTVGERLQFLGEELMKVYSK, encoded by the coding sequence ATGGAAAAAGTGACGGTTATGAAAGATATTGATGAACTACATGATATGTACTGTGCTGATTGCTTAGTCATTAAGCAACTACGCAAAGAACGTGGGAAACCAGAAGCCCATCGTTTTTGTATTGAGGAATGTACAGTAGGGGAGCGTCTACAATTTCTTGGTGAAGAGCTAATGAAAGTTTATAGCAAATAA
- the tyrS gene encoding tyrosine--tRNA ligase, producing the protein MFQKPEEQLKIILKGVHEVVNKDELLAKLEKSFNQQKPLNIKLGLDPSAPDIHLGHAVVLRKMKQLQNLGHQIIILIGDFTGRIGDPTGKAKGRKALSDEQVRLNAQTYCDQIFKILDAEKTIIKFNSAWLSKMTFEEVIKLAATTSVARILERDDFQKRYNNQTPIGIHEFFYPLMQAYDSVHLNADIELGGTDQTFNILMGRTLQKHFGQEKQVALFMPLLEGLDGVEKMSKSLGNYIGIDESAKVMFKKVMEVQDDLIVKYYELATDEHPDVVEQVKSELANGLNPRDIKLQLANIITTLYWGKEETKQALEYFTTAFTNKDIPENIPELLIEIDAETIVDIIPQLIDREFVKSKSEFMRLIKQNGVQINKEKINTDDLNRVLINGEVLQIGKKRFIRLIK; encoded by the coding sequence ATGTTTCAAAAACCAGAAGAACAGCTAAAAATTATTTTAAAAGGTGTACATGAGGTTGTAAATAAAGATGAGCTTTTAGCGAAGCTTGAAAAATCATTTAATCAACAGAAGCCACTGAACATTAAGCTCGGATTAGATCCATCAGCACCTGATATTCATTTAGGACATGCGGTTGTCCTGCGTAAAATGAAGCAATTACAAAATCTTGGTCACCAAATTATTATTTTAATCGGTGATTTCACAGGTCGAATCGGAGACCCAACAGGGAAAGCGAAAGGACGGAAAGCGTTGAGTGATGAGCAAGTACGATTGAATGCACAAACGTACTGTGATCAAATTTTCAAGATTTTAGATGCAGAAAAAACGATTATTAAATTTAATAGTGCATGGCTGTCTAAAATGACATTTGAAGAGGTCATTAAATTAGCAGCAACGACATCCGTTGCCCGTATTTTAGAGCGTGACGATTTCCAAAAACGCTACAACAATCAAACACCGATTGGCATCCATGAATTTTTCTATCCGCTCATGCAGGCATATGACTCGGTTCATCTAAATGCGGATATCGAGCTTGGCGGAACTGACCAAACCTTCAATATTTTAATGGGCCGTACTTTACAAAAGCATTTCGGACAAGAAAAACAAGTCGCGCTTTTTATGCCGTTACTTGAAGGACTAGATGGAGTCGAAAAAATGAGTAAAAGCTTAGGCAATTATATCGGTATTGATGAGTCGGCTAAAGTCATGTTTAAAAAAGTGATGGAAGTGCAAGATGATTTAATCGTGAAATACTATGAATTAGCCACGGATGAGCATCCAGACGTTGTCGAACAAGTAAAGAGTGAGTTAGCAAATGGCTTAAACCCACGTGATATTAAACTACAGCTCGCAAATATTATAACGACATTATACTGGGGCAAAGAAGAGACAAAACAAGCACTTGAGTACTTCACAACAGCCTTTACCAACAAGGATATTCCAGAAAATATCCCAGAATTATTAATAGAGATTGATGCAGAAACAATTGTAGATATCATTCCTCAACTCATAGATAGAGAATTTGTAAAAAGTAAAAGTGAATTTATGCGCTTAATTAAACAAAACGGTGTTCAAATCAATAAAGAAAAAATTAATACTGATGATTTAAATCGTGTATTAATAAATGGCGAAGTATTACAAATTGGGAAAAAGCGATTTATTCGTTTAATTAAATAA
- a CDS encoding ribonuclease HI family protein: MLEVYIDAASAGNPGPSGIGIFIKGEGHHVQVSEYIGHTNNHIAEFTALVRGLEEAQKLGTSIVSVRSDSKVVVASIEKEYVKNEEFKPYLEQALKLASNFDLFFIKWIPDAQNKAADALARKAIQKEKN; the protein is encoded by the coding sequence ATGTTAGAGGTCTATATAGATGCTGCAAGTGCAGGTAATCCTGGTCCTAGCGGCATTGGGATTTTTATTAAAGGAGAAGGCCATCACGTACAAGTTAGTGAGTATATCGGTCATACAAATAATCATATTGCCGAATTCACCGCATTAGTGCGCGGTCTAGAGGAAGCACAAAAGCTTGGTACGAGCATTGTCTCCGTTCGCTCCGATTCAAAGGTTGTCGTTGCGTCTATAGAAAAAGAATATGTTAAAAATGAAGAATTTAAACCCTATCTTGAGCAAGCATTAAAACTTGCAAGCAACTTTGATTTATTCTTCATCAAATGGATCCCAGATGCGCAAAATAAAGCAGCAGACGCATTAGCGCGTAAAGCAATTCAAAAAGAAAAAAATTAA
- a CDS encoding amino acid ABC transporter ATP-binding protein yields MALLEVSNLKKSFGELEVLKTITFNIEKNDVVAVIGPSGSGKSTMLRSLIHLEEINGGSICVDGDYLVQDGVYAKQQDIKKMTAKMGMVFQHFNLFPHLTVQQNLEIAPGLLKTESSDAIARRCQDLLQKIGLADKANAYPANLSGGQKQRVAIARALMMNPQILLFDEPTSALDPELTGEVLKVMKDLAEEHMTMIVVTHEMGFAREVANKVVFMDGGDIIEANHPEEFFTNPQHERTKAFLQRNLK; encoded by the coding sequence ATGGCACTGCTTGAAGTATCGAATTTGAAGAAATCCTTTGGCGAGTTAGAGGTGTTAAAGACGATCACCTTTAATATAGAAAAGAACGATGTTGTGGCTGTTATTGGTCCTTCTGGATCTGGTAAAAGCACAATGCTACGAAGCTTAATTCATTTAGAAGAAATTAATGGGGGAAGCATTTGTGTCGATGGTGACTACTTAGTACAAGACGGTGTATATGCCAAGCAACAAGATATTAAAAAAATGACAGCGAAAATGGGCATGGTATTTCAGCATTTTAACCTATTCCCACATTTAACAGTACAGCAAAACCTTGAAATAGCACCAGGCTTACTTAAAACGGAATCATCAGATGCCATTGCACGTCGCTGTCAAGATTTACTGCAAAAAATCGGGCTTGCTGACAAAGCGAATGCGTACCCAGCGAATTTATCTGGTGGGCAAAAACAGCGTGTAGCCATTGCGCGAGCGCTTATGATGAATCCACAAATTTTATTATTTGATGAGCCGACTTCGGCACTTGATCCAGAACTGACAGGCGAAGTATTAAAAGTAATGAAGGATTTAGCAGAAGAACATATGACAATGATTGTTGTGACGCACGAAATGGGCTTTGCACGTGAAGTCGCAAACAAAGTTGTCTTTATGGATGGTGGCGACATTATCGAAGCAAATCATCCAGAAGAATTCTTTACTAATCCACAGCATGAACGGACGAAAGCATTTTTACAAAGGAATTTAAAATAA
- a CDS encoding SAR2788 family putative toxin: MKWKKHFISIIIALLLFANIVPNLIAAQDYDVVSDEPIVMISIDDIHDVNPEEYQQELYAELNKNLVYSDDSTINIRNIEIYDNELLVQTTFTSEALNADLDIKFNSESEEIFIDSVIEENGTVEQNHYRVTMQQLEDDHYSTIFTDLETYETYETNPVRLQPYVIPPLVYIIGGAVVRYTVQKFGFKQS, from the coding sequence ATGAAATGGAAAAAACACTTCATATCTATTATTATTGCCCTCTTGCTATTTGCAAATATTGTGCCCAATTTGATTGCTGCACAGGATTATGATGTAGTGTCTGATGAGCCTATTGTGATGATTTCTATAGATGATATACATGACGTTAATCCAGAAGAATACCAACAAGAACTATACGCTGAATTAAATAAAAATCTTGTTTATTCAGACGATAGTACGATAAATATTCGGAATATTGAAATATACGATAACGAATTACTTGTCCAAACAACTTTTACGTCCGAGGCTTTGAATGCAGATTTAGACATCAAGTTTAATAGTGAAAGCGAAGAAATATTCATCGATAGTGTTATCGAAGAAAACGGCACTGTAGAGCAAAACCATTATCGTGTGACGATGCAACAACTAGAAGATGACCATTACAGTACAATCTTTACGGATTTAGAAACGTATGAAACGTATGAAACTAATCCTGTAAGGTTACAGCCATACGTAATACCACCATTAGTATACATAATTGGTGGTGCGGTCGTTAGATATACAGTACAAAAATTCGGGTTTAAACAGTCCTGA
- a CDS encoding SAR2788 family putative toxin, producing the protein MKWKKHFISIIIALLLFANIGPNLIAAQEDVVVSDEPIVMVSIDNLHDVNPEEYQQELYDELNKNLIYSDDSTINIRNIEIYNNELLVQTTFESEDLKADLDIKFDSESEEIFIDSVIEENSTVEQNHYRVTMHQLEDGHYSTIFTDLETHETYETNPVRLQPYVIPPLVYIIGGAVVRYTVQKFGFKQVLKIGKRTFYSKSKDAAKKAVANFTDITLDVGGGKKVYFTKANMRHILERHHPDYWTGKEKKTFFDPDLSVNDIKNIVTTVINNNKSAISRQLNKQEGIKVRAKVNRVEYEVYINKHGHVNSAYPPAK; encoded by the coding sequence ATGAAATGGAAAAAACACTTCATATCTATTATTATTGCCCTCTTGCTATTTGCAAATATTGGGCCTAATTTGATTGCTGCACAGGAAGATGTTGTCGTGTCTGATGAGCCTATTGTGATGGTTTCTATAGATAATTTACATGACGTTAATCCAGAAGAATACCAACAAGAACTATACGATGAATTAAATAAAAATCTTATATATTCAGATGATAGTACGATAAATATTCGGAATATTGAAATATATAATAACGAATTACTTGTTCAAACAACTTTTGAGTCCGAGGATTTGAAGGCGGATTTAGACATCAAGTTTGATAGTGAAAGCGAAGAAATATTCATCGATAGTGTTATCGAAGAAAACAGCACTGTAGAGCAAAACCATTATCGTGTGACGATGCATCAACTGGAAGATGGCCATTACAGTACGATATTTACGGATTTAGAAACGCATGAAACATATGAAACTAATCCTGTAAGGTTACAGCCATACGTAATACCACCATTAGTATACATAATTGGTGGTGCGGTCGTTAGATATACAGTACAAAAATTCGGGTTTAAACAAGTCCTGAAAATTGGAAAACGTACATTTTACAGCAAGTCAAAAGATGCAGCGAAAAAAGCTGTAGCCAACTTTACAGATATCACGTTGGATGTAGGTGGTGGTAAGAAGGTTTATTTTACGAAAGCTAATATGAGACATATATTAGAAAGACATCATCCGGATTACTGGACTGGAAAAGAAAAAAAGACATTTTTTGATCCAGATTTATCTGTTAATGATATTAAAAATATTGTCACAACAGTAATCAATAATAATAAATCTGCGATATCTAGACAACTAAATAAACAAGAAGGGATAAAAGTACGAGCCAAAGTAAATAGAGTAGAATATGAAGTTTATATTAATAAACATGGTCATGTCAATTCGGCATACCCTCCTGCAAAATGA
- a CDS encoding EndoU domain-containing protein — protein MDVGGGKKVYFTKAKMRHILENHHPNYWTGNEGKSFFDPDLSLNDIKNIVTTVINKNKVAISRQLNKMEGIEVRAEVNGIEYKVKLNRHGHVNSAFPVGK, from the coding sequence TTGGATGTAGGTGGTGGTAAAAAGGTTTATTTTACTAAGGCTAAAATGAGACATATTCTAGAAAATCATCATCCCAATTATTGGACTGGAAATGAAGGGAAATCGTTTTTTGATCCAGATTTATCGCTTAATGATATTAAAAATATTGTCACAACAGTAATAAATAAGAATAAAGTTGCTATATCTAGACAGCTAAATAAAATGGAAGGGATAGAGGTGCGAGCCGAAGTAAATGGAATTGAATATAAAGTGAAGCTAAATAGGCATGGACATGTAAATTCAGCTTTTCCAGTAGGAAAATAA
- a CDS encoding S8 family peptidase, whose product MSLIIFFLCNVAFGQLVIKSDNQYVKVAVLDSGINKELDFFQGVAFEEVNLIHPGEKIVDDFNHGTPVAGIIIGEGDAPIGRKLKIYDIKLLDENGNGSIEDLIEAINWCVDKKVDFMNISFGFQTPNAELESIIEKAIEQGITIVAAAGNTYGLATDYPAKLDGVLSIGSMNEKNKRSSFSAIGKIDYVFKGEDVQSINHHGQASVFTGTSFAAAYATHLFIQLKETYKEVETKDFNSFIQQYTVTKDFWNEAEYGKGTIFIQ is encoded by the coding sequence TTGTCACTGATTATTTTCTTCCTTTGTAATGTTGCCTTCGGACAATTGGTAATTAAAAGTGATAACCAATATGTAAAAGTAGCTGTACTGGATAGTGGTATTAATAAAGAGTTGGATTTCTTTCAAGGCGTTGCATTTGAAGAAGTCAATCTAATTCATCCTGGGGAAAAGATTGTTGATGATTTTAATCATGGTACGCCAGTCGCGGGAATTATTATAGGGGAAGGTGATGCTCCAATTGGTAGAAAGTTAAAAATATATGATATTAAATTGTTAGATGAAAATGGCAATGGTTCAATTGAGGATTTAATAGAAGCTATTAACTGGTGTGTAGATAAAAAGGTAGATTTTATGAATATTAGTTTTGGCTTTCAAACGCCAAATGCTGAACTTGAATCTATTATTGAAAAAGCAATAGAGCAAGGGATTACTATTGTCGCCGCCGCTGGCAATACATATGGCTTAGCAACCGACTACCCAGCAAAATTGGATGGTGTACTGTCCATCGGTTCAATGAATGAAAAAAATAAACGATCCTCTTTTTCGGCTATTGGAAAAATTGATTATGTTTTTAAGGGGGAAGATGTACAAAGTATTAATCATCATGGTCAAGCATCTGTCTTTACAGGAACCTCTTTTGCAGCTGCTTATGCAACACATCTATTCATTCAATTGAAAGAGACATATAAAGAAGTTGAGACAAAAGATTTTAACTCATTTATACAACAATATACTGTGACAAAAGATTTTTGGAATGAAGCTGAATATGGCAAAGGTACAATATTTATACAATAA